In one window of Streptomyces sp. FXJ1.172 DNA:
- a CDS encoding SCP2 sterol-binding domain-containing protein, whose protein sequence is MATIEECRAALGKLSDNMQGAEGDVRAAAALDRSVSCHITDLDVTFVGRMTGGRIEVDDTHTGPPREKAQIRLAMAGDDLVTLVGGELNFATAWGTGRVKLEASLLDLFRLRKLL, encoded by the coding sequence ATGGCCACGATCGAGGAGTGCCGCGCCGCACTGGGAAAGCTTTCGGACAACATGCAGGGCGCCGAGGGCGACGTCCGGGCGGCCGCCGCCCTGGACCGCTCGGTGAGCTGCCACATCACCGACCTGGACGTCACCTTCGTGGGCCGGATGACCGGCGGCCGGATCGAGGTGGACGACACCCACACCGGTCCGCCACGGGAGAAGGCGCAGATCAGGCTCGCCATGGCGGGGGACGACCTGGTGACCCTGGTGGGCGGCGAGCTGAACTTCGCGACCGCCTGGGGCACGGGCCGGGTGAAGCTGGAGGCGAGCCTGCTGGACCTGTTCCGGCTCAGGAAGCTGCTGTGA
- a CDS encoding TlyA family RNA methyltransferase: MAGVARRRLDAELVRRKLARSREHAGQLIAAGRVTVGKTVATKPATQVETAAAIVVRADDSDPDYVSRGGHKLAGALEAFVPLGLAVEGRRALDAGASTGGFTDVLLRAGAAHVVAVDVGYGQLAWSLRNDERVTVKDRTNVRELTLDTIDGEPVDLVVGDLSFIPLGLVLPALKRCVKPDADLVMMVKPQFEVGKERLGSGGVVRSPQLRAEAVRAVAEKAWELGLGVQGVTASPLPGPSGNVEYFLWLRAGAPEVDPADVDRAVAEGPR, translated from the coding sequence GTGGCAGGAGTCGCACGCCGTCGTCTGGACGCGGAGCTGGTCCGCCGGAAGCTCGCGCGCTCGCGCGAGCACGCCGGCCAGCTGATCGCCGCCGGGCGGGTCACCGTCGGCAAGACCGTGGCGACCAAGCCGGCCACCCAGGTGGAGACGGCCGCGGCGATCGTCGTGCGGGCCGACGACAGTGACCCCGACTACGTCTCCCGGGGCGGCCACAAGCTCGCGGGCGCGCTCGAGGCCTTCGTCCCGCTGGGGCTCGCGGTCGAGGGCCGGCGCGCGCTGGACGCCGGCGCGTCCACCGGCGGCTTCACCGACGTCCTGCTGCGCGCCGGCGCCGCCCACGTCGTCGCCGTCGACGTCGGATACGGACAGCTCGCCTGGTCTCTGCGAAACGATGAACGCGTCACCGTCAAGGACCGTACGAACGTCAGGGAGTTGACGCTCGATACGATCGATGGGGAACCTGTGGATCTTGTCGTGGGCGATCTGTCCTTCATCCCGCTCGGGCTGGTGCTGCCGGCCCTCAAGCGGTGCGTGAAGCCGGACGCCGACCTGGTGATGATGGTCAAGCCGCAGTTCGAGGTGGGGAAGGAGCGGCTCGGCAGCGGGGGTGTCGTACGGAGTCCGCAGCTGCGGGCGGAGGCCGTGCGGGCAGTGGCCGAGAAGGCCTGGGAGCTGGGGCTCGGGGTGCAGGGTGTCACCGCGAGCCCGCTGCCCGGGCCCTCGGGGAACGTCGAGTACTTTCTCTGGCTGCGGGCGGGGGCACCCGAGGTGGACCCGGCCGACGTCGACCGTGCAGTGGCGGAGGGGCCGCGTTGA
- a CDS encoding ABC transporter ATP-binding protein, translating into MSAVPESLSKRSTVNRLSAENVTLAYDQRVIAEQLSVEIPDNSFTVIVGPNACGKSTLLRALSRMLRPSAGRVLLDGQVIQSMPAKKVARTLGLLPQSSIAPDGITVADLVGRGRYPHQGLLRQWSAEDERVVQESMRRTGVAELADRYVDELSGGQRQRVWIAMALAQQTPLLLLDEPTTYLDIQHQIDVLDLCAELHEEQGRTLVAVLHDLNHAARYATHLIALRGGEVIAEGAPNDIVTAELVEKVFGLRCQVIDDPETGTPLVVPAARGARAERITAAS; encoded by the coding sequence ATGAGCGCCGTCCCCGAGTCACTCAGCAAGAGGAGCACTGTGAACCGCCTGTCCGCCGAGAACGTCACCCTCGCCTACGACCAGCGCGTCATCGCCGAGCAGTTGTCGGTGGAGATTCCCGACAACTCCTTCACGGTGATCGTCGGCCCGAACGCGTGCGGCAAGTCGACGCTGCTGCGGGCGCTGTCGCGGATGCTCAGGCCGAGCGCGGGCCGGGTGCTGCTCGACGGGCAGGTCATCCAGTCGATGCCCGCGAAGAAGGTGGCCCGGACCCTCGGCCTGCTGCCGCAGTCGTCCATCGCGCCCGACGGCATCACGGTCGCCGACCTCGTCGGCCGGGGCCGCTACCCGCACCAGGGCCTGCTGCGCCAGTGGTCGGCCGAGGACGAGCGGGTCGTCCAGGAGTCCATGCGGCGGACCGGGGTCGCCGAACTGGCCGACCGGTACGTCGACGAGCTGTCCGGCGGGCAGCGCCAGCGGGTGTGGATCGCCATGGCGCTGGCCCAGCAGACCCCGCTGCTGCTCCTGGACGAGCCGACCACCTACCTCGACATCCAGCACCAGATCGACGTCCTCGACCTGTGCGCCGAGCTGCACGAGGAGCAGGGGCGGACGCTGGTGGCGGTGCTGCACGACCTCAACCACGCCGCCCGCTACGCCACTCACCTCATCGCGCTGCGTGGCGGCGAGGTCATCGCCGAGGGCGCCCCGAACGACATCGTCACGGCCGAGCTGGTGGAGAAGGTGTTCGGGCTGCGCTGTCAGGTCATCGACGACCCCGAGACCGGGACCCCGCTGGTGGTGCCGGCCGCGCGCGGGGCACGGGCGGAGCGGATCACGGCAGCTTCCTGA
- the recN gene encoding DNA repair protein RecN encodes MVCSVLEEMRIRSLGVIDDAVVELSPGFTAVTGETGAGKTMVVTSLGLLLGGRADPALVRIGAGKAVVEGRITVPAGAPVVVRAEEAGAELDDGALLISRTVSAEGRSRAHVGGRSVPVGLLAELADDLVAVHGQTDQQGLLKLSRQRQALDRYAGDAVAVPLAKYAEAYRRLRAVSAELEEITTRARERAQEADMLRYGLDEIAGTEPRAGEDAELAEEAERLGHAEALSAAATAAHAALAGNPEDPEGIDAQALVAGAHRALEAVRSHDPALASLAERIGEIGILLGDVAGELAGYADDLDADPLRLAAVEERRAALTALTRKYGDDVNAVLAWAEQSAARLTELDGDDERIEELTAERDALRTGLGGLAQALTDARTEAAERFAAAVTAELASLAMPHARVSFDIRQTEDPEGVEVGGRTVAYGPSGADEVELLLAPHPGAPPRPIAKGASGGELSRVMLAVEVVFAGTDPVPTYLFDEVDAGVGGKAAVEIGRRLAKLARTAQVVVVTHLPQVAAFADRQLLVEKTNDGSVTRSGVKVLEGEERVRELSRMLAGQEDSETARAHAEELLATARADL; translated from the coding sequence ATGGTCTGTTCCGTGTTGGAGGAGATGCGGATACGGTCGCTCGGGGTCATCGACGATGCCGTCGTCGAGCTGTCGCCGGGGTTCACCGCGGTCACCGGTGAGACGGGTGCGGGCAAGACCATGGTGGTCACCAGCCTGGGGCTGCTGCTCGGCGGGCGGGCGGATCCGGCGCTCGTGCGGATCGGGGCCGGGAAGGCGGTCGTGGAGGGACGGATCACCGTCCCCGCGGGCGCGCCCGTCGTCGTACGCGCGGAGGAGGCCGGTGCCGAGCTGGACGACGGGGCGCTCCTGATCAGCCGTACCGTTTCCGCCGAGGGACGCTCGCGCGCGCACGTGGGCGGGCGCAGTGTGCCCGTCGGGCTGCTCGCCGAGCTGGCCGACGACCTGGTGGCCGTGCACGGGCAGACCGACCAGCAGGGACTGCTGAAGCTGTCCCGGCAGCGGCAGGCCCTGGACCGGTACGCGGGCGACGCCGTCGCCGTACCGCTGGCGAAGTACGCCGAGGCCTACCGGCGGCTGCGGGCCGTCTCCGCCGAGCTGGAGGAGATCACCACGCGCGCGCGTGAGCGGGCGCAGGAAGCCGACATGCTGCGGTACGGCCTCGACGAGATCGCCGGGACCGAGCCGCGGGCCGGGGAGGACGCCGAGCTGGCCGAGGAGGCGGAGCGGCTGGGGCACGCCGAGGCCCTGTCGGCCGCCGCGACGGCCGCGCACGCCGCTCTGGCGGGCAACCCCGAGGACCCCGAGGGGATCGACGCCCAGGCCCTCGTCGCGGGCGCCCACCGGGCGCTGGAGGCCGTGCGTTCGCACGATCCGGCGCTGGCCTCCCTCGCCGAAAGGATCGGCGAGATCGGGATCCTGCTCGGCGATGTGGCCGGCGAGCTGGCGGGGTACGCCGACGACCTCGACGCCGATCCGCTGCGTCTTGCGGCCGTGGAGGAGCGCAGGGCGGCCCTGACCGCCCTCACGCGCAAGTACGGCGACGACGTCAATGCCGTGCTGGCGTGGGCCGAGCAGAGTGCCGCCCGGCTCACCGAGCTGGACGGCGACGACGAGCGGATCGAGGAGCTGACCGCCGAGCGCGACGCCCTGCGGACCGGACTGGGCGGTCTGGCGCAGGCGTTGACGGACGCGCGGACGGAGGCCGCCGAGCGGTTCGCCGCCGCCGTGACCGCCGAGCTGGCCTCGCTGGCGATGCCCCACGCGCGCGTGTCCTTCGACATCAGGCAGACCGAGGACCCGGAGGGCGTCGAGGTCGGCGGGCGGACGGTCGCCTACGGGCCGTCCGGCGCGGACGAGGTCGAACTGCTGCTCGCCCCGCACCCCGGTGCTCCGCCGCGGCCCATCGCCAAGGGCGCCTCCGGCGGTGAGCTGTCCCGCGTGATGCTGGCCGTCGAGGTCGTCTTCGCGGGCACCGACCCCGTGCCGACGTACCTCTTCGACGAGGTCGACGCCGGTGTCGGCGGCAAGGCCGCGGTGGAGATCGGGCGGCGCCTCGCGAAGCTCGCCAGGACCGCGCAGGTCGTCGTGGTCACCCACCTGCCCCAGGTCGCCGCCTTCGCCGACCGGCAGCTGCTGGTCGAGAAGACCAACGACGGCTCCGTCACCCGGTCCGGGGTGAAGGTGCTGGAGGGCGAGGAACGCGTCCGGGAGCTGTCCCGGATGCTGGCCGGCCAGGAGGACTCCGAGACGGCCCGCGCGCACGCCGAGGAACTGCTGGCGACGGCCCGGGCGGATCTCTAG
- a CDS encoding glycosyltransferase family 4 protein, translating to MSPLSSNAPHGQSPLRTVQVLGGGHAGSSAHVRSLAEGLVARGVRVTVCAPVEADRFYDFSGTGAEHVHVPRSSDPVSVAALRAACAHADLVHAHGLHASFRTVLALSGRPTPLVVTWHDRARAEGPRAHLLRLLERRVVRTAAVVLGTSSDLVERARRTGARDARLAAVGLPGQRTPVDQDDPDRRRAKVRAELGAGSGPLLIAVGSLDRHRGYDVLLDAARAWRELDPVPLVVIAGEGTQRPHLMRRIEDEELPVRLIGRREDVPELLAAADLALLTSSWESRSVLAQEALYARVPLVATRVGGIPDLVGDAAELVPYGDPEALADTVVRLLADPERCQELRESGVRQAASWPTEDETVAQVLSVYDELTQPRPLA from the coding sequence GTGAGCCCCCTGAGCAGCAACGCGCCGCACGGCCAGTCGCCGCTGCGCACCGTGCAGGTGCTGGGCGGAGGCCACGCCGGCAGCAGCGCGCATGTGCGCTCCCTGGCCGAGGGGCTCGTGGCGCGGGGCGTGCGGGTGACGGTGTGCGCCCCCGTCGAGGCCGACCGCTTCTACGACTTCAGCGGCACCGGCGCCGAGCACGTGCACGTGCCGCGCAGCAGCGACCCCGTCTCCGTCGCCGCGCTCCGGGCGGCCTGCGCCCACGCCGACCTGGTGCACGCGCACGGGCTGCACGCCTCCTTCCGCACCGTGCTCGCGCTCAGCGGCCGGCCCACCCCGCTGGTGGTGACCTGGCACGACCGGGCCCGTGCGGAGGGCCCGCGGGCGCATCTGCTGCGGCTGCTGGAGCGCCGGGTGGTGCGCACCGCCGCCGTGGTCCTCGGCACCAGCTCCGACCTGGTGGAGCGGGCCCGGCGGACCGGGGCGCGGGACGCCCGGCTGGCCGCCGTCGGCCTGCCGGGACAGCGCACGCCCGTCGACCAGGACGACCCCGACCGGCGGCGCGCCAAGGTCCGGGCCGAACTCGGCGCGGGTTCGGGCCCGTTGCTCATCGCGGTCGGCTCCCTCGACCGGCACCGCGGCTACGACGTCCTGCTCGACGCCGCCCGCGCCTGGCGGGAGCTGGACCCCGTCCCGCTGGTCGTGATCGCGGGGGAGGGGACGCAGCGCCCGCACCTGATGCGGCGGATCGAGGACGAGGAGCTGCCGGTGCGGCTCATCGGGCGCCGCGAGGACGTGCCCGAGCTGCTCGCCGCCGCCGATCTGGCGCTGCTCACCAGCAGTTGGGAGTCGCGTTCCGTCCTCGCCCAGGAGGCGCTGTACGCGCGCGTGCCGCTCGTCGCGACCCGGGTCGGCGGCATCCCCGACCTCGTCGGCGACGCGGCCGAACTCGTCCCGTACGGCGATCCCGAGGCGCTCGCGGACACCGTCGTACGGCTCCTTGCGGACCCCGAACGCTGCCAGGAGCTGCGCGAGTCGGGGGTGCGGCAGGCCGCCAGCTGGCCGACCGAGGACGAGACGGTCGCCCAAGTGCTCAGCGTCTACGACGAGTTGACCCAGCCCCGGCCCCTCGCCTAG
- a CDS encoding NAD kinase, with amino-acid sequence MTQNLARTVFLLAHTGRPAAIRSAELVVKGLLRHDIGVRVLEEEARDLPLPEEVELVKEATPQCLDGCELLIVLGGDGTLLRGAEFARASGVPMLGVNLGRVGFLAEAERDDLDRVVDRVVARSYEVEERMTVDVVVHRNGDIVHTDWALNEAAVQKAGAEKLLEVVLEIDGRPVTGFGCDGVVLSTPTGSTAYAFSAGGPVVWPEVEALLMVPISAHALFAKPLVTSPDSVLAVEVLPHIPPGVLWCDGRRTVELPPGARVEVRRGAVPVRLARLHHSSFTDRLVAKFALPTTGWRGAPHHSTE; translated from the coding sequence TTGACACAGAACCTGGCGCGTACTGTTTTCCTGCTCGCCCACACCGGGCGGCCCGCGGCGATCCGCAGTGCGGAACTCGTCGTCAAGGGCTTGCTGCGGCATGACATCGGGGTGCGGGTGCTGGAGGAGGAGGCGCGCGACCTCCCGCTCCCCGAAGAGGTGGAGCTGGTCAAGGAGGCGACTCCGCAGTGCCTCGACGGATGCGAGCTGCTGATCGTCCTCGGCGGCGACGGCACGCTGCTGCGGGGGGCCGAGTTCGCCCGGGCGTCCGGGGTGCCGATGCTCGGCGTCAATCTCGGACGCGTCGGATTCCTCGCTGAGGCCGAGCGGGACGACCTCGACCGGGTGGTCGACCGGGTGGTGGCGCGGTCGTACGAGGTCGAGGAGCGGATGACCGTCGACGTCGTCGTGCACCGCAACGGGGACATCGTGCACACCGACTGGGCGCTGAACGAGGCGGCCGTGCAGAAGGCCGGCGCCGAGAAGCTGCTCGAGGTCGTGCTGGAGATCGACGGGCGGCCGGTGACGGGGTTCGGGTGTGACGGTGTCGTGCTGTCGACCCCGACCGGGTCCACCGCGTACGCCTTCTCCGCCGGCGGACCGGTGGTGTGGCCCGAGGTGGAGGCGCTGCTGATGGTGCCGATCAGCGCGCACGCGCTGTTCGCCAAGCCGCTGGTGACCTCGCCGGATTCGGTGCTCGCGGTGGAGGTTCTGCCCCATATTCCGCCGGGTGTGCTGTGGTGCGACGGGCGGCGGACCGTGGAGCTGCCGCCCGGGGCACGGGTGGAGGTGCGGCGGGGGGCGGTGCCGGTGCGGCTGGCCCGGTTGCACCATTCGTCGTTCACGGACCGGTTGGTCGCGAAGTTCGCGTTGCCGACCACGGGGTGGCGGGGGGCGCCGCACCACTCGACGGAGTGA